The Nitriliruptor alkaliphilus DSM 45188 genome includes a region encoding these proteins:
- a CDS encoding TraR/DksA family transcriptional regulator yields MDQATLDRLRAELQADRATQVHLLEEHGADPYSDLVTDIGIEDQSGADAGQATEERAELLGQLELARQRVQAIDHALGRMEEGTYGTCAVCGEVIPHERLEVRPLSVRCVRCAEAA; encoded by the coding sequence GTGGACCAGGCGACGCTCGACCGGCTCCGTGCCGAGCTCCAGGCGGACCGTGCCACGCAGGTCCACCTGCTCGAGGAGCACGGCGCCGACCCCTACTCGGACCTGGTGACCGACATCGGTATCGAGGACCAGAGCGGCGCCGACGCCGGTCAGGCCACCGAGGAGCGCGCCGAGCTGCTCGGCCAACTCGAGCTGGCACGCCAGCGGGTGCAGGCCATCGACCACGCGCTCGGACGCATGGAGGAGGGCACCTACGGCACCTGCGCGGTGTGCGGCGAGGTCATCCCGCACGAACGGCTCGAGGTGCGCCCGCTGTCGGTGCGCTGCGTGCGTTGCGCCGAGGCAGCCTGA
- a CDS encoding thymidine phosphorylase, protein MTTLEIPVLIARKRDGGELTGDELRAFLGAYLRGEVEEAQVAALLMAGVIRGFTDAEAVALTEVLVASGDTVDLSALRGPTVDKHSTGGVGDTTTLVVAPLLAAAGAQVAKLSGRGLGHTGGTLDKLEAIPGFRVDLSADEVASQADRIGLAVAAATQDLVPLDKKLYALRDVTATVKSPGLIASSVMSKKLAGGAQHVLLDVKSGDGAFMEDPAEAEALAELCVRIGEAHGRRTGALVTDMSQPLGDGIGNAIEIAVAIEVLRGERRGDRLTRASLALAAAALQLTGVPEGQAAETVARLLDDGSALERFGAFVAAQGGDPSVVDDPRAVLPVAPVTLPWIPAAGTVHGFSCRRLGELAARLGAGRQRQGDQLDLSVGLEVGVRTGDELDGDTPAVVVHARTEDDAQGVIAELADVIHLAPEPADPVELVQARVGLD, encoded by the coding sequence GTGACCACACTCGAGATCCCGGTCCTCATCGCCCGCAAGCGTGACGGAGGAGAGCTGACCGGCGACGAGCTGCGCGCCTTCCTCGGCGCCTACCTGCGTGGCGAGGTCGAGGAGGCCCAGGTCGCAGCGCTGCTGATGGCGGGGGTGATCCGCGGGTTCACCGATGCCGAGGCGGTCGCCCTGACCGAGGTGCTGGTGGCCTCCGGAGACACCGTCGACCTGTCCGCCCTCCGGGGCCCGACCGTCGACAAGCACTCGACCGGCGGGGTCGGGGACACCACCACGTTGGTGGTGGCGCCGCTCCTGGCTGCCGCCGGCGCCCAGGTCGCCAAGTTGTCCGGCCGCGGCCTGGGGCACACCGGTGGGACACTCGACAAGCTGGAGGCGATCCCGGGCTTCCGCGTCGACCTGAGCGCGGACGAGGTGGCGTCCCAGGCCGACCGCATCGGGCTGGCGGTCGCCGCGGCCACCCAGGACCTCGTGCCGCTCGACAAGAAGCTCTACGCGCTGCGGGACGTGACGGCGACGGTGAAGTCGCCCGGGCTGATCGCCTCGTCGGTGATGAGCAAGAAGCTCGCCGGCGGGGCCCAGCACGTCCTGCTCGACGTCAAGAGCGGTGACGGCGCCTTCATGGAGGATCCGGCCGAGGCCGAGGCGCTGGCCGAACTGTGCGTGCGCATCGGTGAGGCCCACGGCCGCCGAACCGGTGCGCTGGTGACGGACATGTCCCAACCGCTCGGCGACGGCATCGGCAACGCCATCGAGATCGCCGTCGCCATCGAGGTGCTGCGTGGGGAGCGCCGGGGCGACCGGCTGACCCGCGCCTCGCTGGCGTTGGCCGCGGCCGCGCTGCAGCTGACCGGCGTCCCTGAGGGTCAGGCGGCCGAGACCGTGGCCCGGCTGCTCGACGACGGCAGCGCGCTGGAGCGGTTCGGTGCCTTCGTCGCGGCACAAGGTGGCGACCCGTCGGTCGTCGACGACCCCCGGGCGGTCCTCCCGGTCGCCCCCGTCACCCTCCCGTGGATCCCCGCGGCCGGGACGGTGCACGGCTTCTCGTGCCGCCGCCTCGGTGAGCTGGCGGCGCGCCTCGGTGCCGGTCGCCAGCGGCAGGGCGATCAGCTGGACCTCTCCGTGGGCCTGGAGGTCGGTGTCCGCACCGGCGACGAGCTCGACGGCGACACCCCGGCCGTCGTCGTCCACGCCCGGACCGAGGACGACGCCCAGGGGGTGATCGCCGAGCTGGCCGACGTGATCCACCTCGCCCCGGAGCCCGCCGATCCGGTCGAACTGGTGCAGGCCCGCGTCGGCCTCGACTGA
- a CDS encoding response regulator transcription factor, which translates to MTFRVVIADDHTLVRQSVLKAVRHEDGVEVVGEAGDGPGALAAVEEHDPDLLVVDIAMPGMDGLAVAEQLRREKPKLRVVFLSMHDDDGSLQRAVALGAAGFVSKSASIEELQEAIRAVRDGGSYLSSNVASRVMDLAAGRTPATALGLTPREREILELLTAGNRPTEIGTTLFLSVKTVKNHLTSIYSKLGVETGAQAVAEAYRQGLVKRT; encoded by the coding sequence GTGACGTTCCGCGTCGTCATCGCCGACGATCACACCCTCGTCCGCCAATCGGTGCTGAAAGCCGTACGCCACGAGGACGGCGTCGAGGTGGTCGGAGAGGCCGGAGACGGCCCCGGCGCCCTGGCCGCCGTCGAGGAGCACGATCCCGACCTGCTCGTGGTCGACATCGCGATGCCGGGGATGGACGGGCTGGCCGTCGCCGAGCAGCTGCGCCGCGAGAAGCCGAAGCTACGGGTGGTGTTCCTGTCGATGCACGACGACGACGGCTCGCTGCAGCGTGCGGTCGCGCTCGGCGCAGCCGGGTTCGTGTCCAAGTCGGCGTCCATCGAGGAGCTGCAGGAGGCCATCCGCGCCGTCCGCGACGGTGGGTCCTACCTGTCCTCGAACGTGGCCTCGCGCGTGATGGACCTCGCCGCCGGCCGCACCCCCGCGACGGCCCTCGGGCTCACCCCCCGCGAGCGGGAGATCCTCGAGCTGCTCACCGCGGGGAACCGCCCGACCGAGATCGGCACGACCTTGTTCCTGTCGGTCAAGACCGTCAAGAACCACCTGACCAGCATCTACAGCAAGCTCGGCGTGGAGACCGGCGCCCAGGCTGTCGCCGAGGCCTACCGGCAAGGCCTCGTCAAGCGCACCTGA
- a CDS encoding sensor histidine kinase, producing the protein MRDAPSSASAPWWSKVVDRLAYGASSLGLERWARLGSVAIVPLFLPDTGTGIAPVYGALTAYVLLTALARRDRFVRGGDLVVAAAIIVATGGQVAPFLLFLAVAVAGPASAGGIRAGAAAGATLSLVLLTVLGLDGQLADLGTWGVIPVALLLPLAGITTASAAQVLDGRIVAGRVKLQEANRLLSALLDIADDLPGGLDATTVAAAVCSEIRAMPGVPAVAVMVEDLGVLHVAASHELHPGRLPALRIDVARRLGDLQLRTPRQLPPELRRACEEQPFWMCTSLGAQDEPVGLLLVAVESAEIGARVRPTLVSLTVDAAIALQNARLFDGTLARAADAARRRLAADLHDGVAQSLAHLKMELELQTVTGGRRSADSELARLARVADTALSDLRSTIAGLRSDPTGDLASLLQQHVAQVTPAAGPSIELEVAGTAELPPDRINDALRVVQEALSNALRHADAGVITIALERDHALTEVVIEDNGVGRAGTSGRAGGGVGLRSMRERADRLQGTLTVRDRLGGGTVVTLRFPTRPSSAPSSPLPRRPRPHSPATSEIP; encoded by the coding sequence GTGCGCGACGCACCCTCCTCCGCCAGCGCCCCGTGGTGGTCCAAGGTCGTCGACCGGCTGGCGTACGGCGCGTCGTCCCTCGGCCTCGAACGCTGGGCGCGCCTCGGTTCGGTGGCGATCGTGCCGCTGTTCCTGCCCGACACCGGGACGGGGATCGCACCCGTGTACGGGGCGCTGACCGCCTACGTCCTGCTCACGGCGCTGGCACGGCGCGACCGGTTCGTCCGCGGCGGCGATCTGGTCGTGGCGGCCGCGATCATCGTGGCGACCGGTGGCCAGGTCGCCCCCTTCCTGCTGTTCCTCGCCGTGGCGGTGGCCGGCCCCGCCTCCGCCGGGGGCATCCGAGCGGGTGCAGCCGCCGGCGCGACGCTGTCGCTGGTCCTGCTGACGGTGCTCGGCCTCGACGGTCAGCTCGCCGACCTCGGGACCTGGGGTGTCATCCCCGTGGCGCTGCTCCTGCCGCTGGCGGGGATCACGACGGCCTCCGCGGCTCAGGTCCTCGACGGCCGGATCGTGGCCGGACGGGTCAAGCTCCAGGAGGCCAACCGCCTGCTGTCGGCCCTGCTCGACATCGCCGACGACCTGCCCGGCGGGCTGGATGCCACCACGGTCGCCGCCGCCGTCTGTTCGGAGATCCGCGCCATGCCAGGCGTGCCGGCCGTGGCGGTCATGGTCGAGGACCTCGGCGTGCTGCACGTCGCCGCGTCCCACGAGCTGCACCCCGGCCGGCTCCCGGCGCTGCGCATCGACGTGGCACGCCGGCTCGGTGACCTCCAGCTGCGCACGCCGCGGCAGCTGCCGCCGGAGCTGCGCCGCGCCTGCGAGGAGCAGCCGTTCTGGATGTGCACCAGCCTCGGAGCCCAGGACGAGCCGGTCGGCCTCCTGCTCGTGGCCGTCGAGAGCGCGGAGATCGGTGCCCGCGTCCGGCCGACCCTCGTGAGCCTGACCGTCGACGCCGCCATCGCCCTCCAGAACGCTCGCCTGTTCGACGGCACGCTCGCCCGCGCGGCGGACGCCGCCCGGCGTCGGCTCGCCGCGGACCTGCACGACGGGGTGGCGCAGTCCCTCGCCCACCTCAAGATGGAGCTCGAGCTGCAGACGGTCACCGGCGGACGGCGTAGCGCGGACTCCGAGCTGGCCCGGCTCGCACGCGTCGCGGACACGGCCCTGTCCGACCTGCGCTCGACGATCGCGGGCCTGCGCAGCGATCCGACCGGGGACCTCGCCAGCCTGCTCCAGCAGCACGTGGCGCAGGTCACCCCCGCCGCTGGCCCATCGATCGAGCTGGAGGTCGCGGGGACGGCCGAGCTGCCCCCGGACCGGATCAACGACGCGCTGCGTGTGGTCCAGGAGGCGCTGTCCAACGCGTTGCGTCACGCCGACGCGGGCGTCATCACCATCGCGCTCGAACGTGACCACGCCCTGACCGAGGTCGTCATCGAGGACAACGGCGTCGGCCGGGCGGGGACATCCGGTCGTGCTGGCGGCGGCGTCGGTCTACGGTCCATGCGTGAACGGGCCGACCGCCTGCAGGGCACGCTCACCGTCCGTGACCGGCTCGGCGGTGGCACCGTGGTGACCCTGCGCTTCCCGACCCGCCCGAGCTCGGCCCCGAGCTCGCCACTCCCCCGCCGTCCGCGTCCCCACTCACCCGCCACATCGGAGATTCCGTGA
- a CDS encoding segregation and condensation protein A — protein sequence MSYQVHLEVFEGPFDLLLQLIARRKLDVTEVDLAEITGDFLAHLGELDDLDLETATRFLVIAATLIELKAARLLPDEDRQELEDLLGEARDLLYARLLEYRAFRDVARIVSHRLTQHEAHLPREVSPEPWLARLVPETPLPIDARGLGALAAAAFAPTPEATVDLSHIRRSYVSVREAALTLLTSLPDEGGHRAFPELVEGRTRGDRVVFFLALLELFKLGHVDLAQPDLRSTLQVARSGGGRDLASLLDELTDDEPAEAPSPSDDDAPVATGAPA from the coding sequence ATGAGCTACCAGGTCCACCTCGAGGTCTTCGAGGGCCCGTTCGACCTGCTGCTGCAGCTCATCGCCCGGCGCAAGCTCGACGTCACGGAGGTCGACCTCGCCGAGATCACCGGCGACTTCCTCGCCCACCTCGGCGAGCTCGACGACCTCGACCTCGAGACGGCCACCCGCTTCCTGGTCATCGCGGCCACGCTCATCGAGCTGAAGGCCGCGCGGCTGTTGCCGGACGAGGATCGCCAGGAGCTCGAGGACCTGCTCGGCGAGGCCCGTGACCTGCTGTACGCCCGGTTGCTGGAGTACCGCGCCTTCCGCGACGTCGCCCGGATCGTGTCGCACCGCCTGACCCAGCACGAGGCGCACCTGCCGCGCGAGGTCTCGCCGGAACCGTGGCTGGCCCGGCTGGTGCCCGAGACGCCGCTGCCGATCGACGCGCGGGGCCTCGGCGCGCTCGCCGCTGCGGCGTTCGCGCCGACGCCCGAGGCGACCGTCGACCTGTCGCACATCCGACGCAGCTACGTGTCGGTCCGCGAGGCGGCGTTGACCCTGCTGACCTCGCTCCCCGACGAGGGGGGCCACCGTGCCTTCCCGGAGCTGGTCGAGGGACGGACCCGCGGGGACCGGGTGGTCTTCTTCCTGGCGCTGCTCGAGCTGTTCAAGCTCGGTCACGTCGACCTCGCGCAGCCGGACCTGCGCAGCACGCTGCAGGTGGCTCGATCCGGTGGCGGGCGCGATCTTGCCTCGCTGCTCGACGAGCTGACCGACGACGAACCCGCCGAGGCGCCCTCCCCGTCGGACGACGACGCCCCCGTGGCGACCGGAGCCCCCGCGTGA
- the scpB gene encoding SMC-Scp complex subunit ScpB, whose amino-acid sequence MTDALPTDQPEPGADPEPELEAQPEPEAQPEPELELEAPPAFEPVELDDAQAIAALASLDAVTAAGLEALLFLAEEPLDVLTLAEHLELEPADVDAACQGLSLRHRTERRGTEVRRAAGGWRMYSAALARPILERWALSGRTGRLTQAALETLAVIAYKQPIGRQEIGEIRGVNADGAVRSLVSRGFVAEVGRAETPGQAVLYGTTTTLLERLGLDSLDDLPPLTDFLPEHNAPDEPELGRLKEVRQRLAAGGELPAAEGAREAATRRFGDVRARLAVAGAEAPPAAQGGHEDPEDHDVLPPPQASRADRRADEAAMDDLSDRLESAARSAVDRLRQAVSASEAREAADAGPEVAPRPEDDTDVAGGADRGPQGAEGARTAGRPEVAPRPEDDADVAGGADRGPQGAEGARTAGRPEVAPRPEDDRDHA is encoded by the coding sequence GTGACCGATGCCCTCCCCACCGACCAGCCCGAGCCCGGGGCCGACCCCGAGCCGGAGCTCGAGGCGCAGCCCGAGCCCGAGGCGCAGCCCGAGCCGGAGCTCGAGCTCGAGGCGCCGCCGGCGTTCGAACCGGTCGAGCTGGACGACGCCCAGGCCATCGCGGCGCTGGCGTCGCTCGACGCGGTGACCGCCGCCGGCCTCGAGGCCCTGCTGTTCCTCGCCGAGGAACCGCTCGACGTGCTGACCCTCGCCGAACACCTCGAGCTCGAACCCGCCGACGTCGATGCCGCGTGCCAGGGGTTGTCGCTGCGCCACCGCACCGAACGGCGCGGGACCGAGGTCCGACGGGCGGCCGGTGGCTGGCGGATGTACTCGGCGGCCCTGGCCCGGCCGATCCTGGAACGGTGGGCGCTGTCGGGGCGCACGGGTCGTCTGACGCAGGCGGCCCTCGAGACCCTGGCGGTCATCGCCTACAAGCAGCCGATCGGTCGCCAGGAGATCGGTGAGATCCGTGGGGTCAACGCCGACGGGGCCGTGCGCAGCCTGGTCTCGCGCGGGTTCGTCGCCGAGGTCGGCCGCGCGGAGACCCCCGGGCAGGCGGTCCTGTACGGGACCACCACGACGTTGCTCGAGCGTCTCGGTCTCGACTCCCTGGACGACCTGCCGCCGCTGACCGACTTCCTGCCGGAGCACAACGCGCCGGACGAACCGGAGCTCGGGCGGCTCAAGGAGGTGCGCCAGCGGTTGGCGGCCGGCGGTGAGCTGCCCGCCGCCGAGGGTGCCCGCGAGGCCGCGACCCGACGTTTCGGGGACGTGCGTGCGCGCCTGGCCGTCGCCGGGGCCGAGGCGCCACCGGCCGCGCAGGGCGGTCACGAGGACCCCGAGGACCACGACGTGCTCCCGCCGCCCCAGGCCAGCCGCGCGGACCGCCGCGCCGACGAGGCGGCGATGGACGATCTGTCGGACCGCCTCGAGTCGGCGGCACGATCGGCGGTGGACCGGTTGCGGCAGGCGGTCTCGGCCAGCGAAGCCCGCGAGGCCGCGGACGCCGGACCGGAGGTCGCCCCGCGACCGGAGGACGACACAGATGTCGCCGGTGGCGCGGACCGAGGCCCCCAGGGGGCCGAGGGAGCACGCACGGCGGGGAGACCGGAGGTCGCCCCGCGACCGGAGGACGACGCAGATGTCGCCGGTGGCGCGGACCGAGGCCCCCAGGGGGCCGAGGGAGCACGCACGGCGGGGAGACCGGAGGTCGCCCCGCGACCGGAGGACGACCGAGATCATGCCTGA
- a CDS encoding pseudouridine synthase: MPEERLQKVLAAAGVASRRACEGFIIEGRVTVNGEVAELGSKVDRTRDVVAIDGERVNVDPDRVYVMLNKPQGVVTTADDPEGRPTVVDLINLPQRLFPIGRLDMDTEGLLLLSNDGELTNALLHPSREVERWYVALLTGPVKPRALTALREGVELEDGLAKPKRFKVLEEGKGKALLEIVMTEGRKREVRRMLAEIGLPVERLARVRFGDVELGELRQGKWRFLTQAEIGALHDAARAGQTRAARTSSEREARRTTREERGNRRRAGEAQPKGRRAGGGGGRR, encoded by the coding sequence ATGCCTGAGGAGCGGTTGCAGAAGGTGCTGGCTGCGGCCGGTGTCGCGTCCCGTCGGGCGTGCGAGGGCTTCATCATCGAGGGGCGGGTGACCGTCAACGGTGAGGTCGCCGAGCTCGGCTCGAAGGTGGACCGCACGCGCGACGTGGTCGCCATCGACGGTGAGCGGGTCAACGTCGATCCCGACCGGGTGTACGTGATGCTGAACAAGCCGCAGGGGGTGGTGACGACGGCCGACGATCCCGAGGGGCGTCCCACGGTCGTCGATCTGATCAACCTCCCGCAGCGGCTGTTCCCGATCGGGCGGCTGGACATGGACACCGAGGGGCTGCTGCTGCTGTCCAACGACGGTGAGCTCACCAACGCGCTGTTGCACCCCTCCCGTGAGGTCGAGCGCTGGTACGTGGCGCTGCTCACCGGACCGGTGAAGCCGCGGGCGCTCACGGCCCTCCGCGAGGGCGTCGAGCTCGAGGACGGTCTGGCCAAGCCGAAGCGCTTCAAGGTCCTCGAGGAGGGCAAGGGCAAGGCGCTCCTCGAGATCGTCATGACCGAGGGCCGCAAGCGGGAGGTACGCCGGATGCTGGCCGAGATCGGTCTGCCGGTCGAGCGGCTCGCCCGGGTGCGGTTCGGTGACGTCGAACTCGGCGAGCTGCGCCAGGGCAAGTGGCGGTTCCTCACGCAGGCCGAGATCGGCGCCCTGCACGACGCGGCCCGTGCCGGGCAGACCCGCGCCGCGCGCACCTCGAGCGAGCGCGAGGCACGGCGCACGACCCGCGAGGAGCGGGGCAACCGCCGGCGGGCCGGTGAGGCGCAGCCGAAGGGGCGCCGTGCCGGGGGCGGGGGAGGTCGGCGGTGA
- the aroH gene encoding chorismate mutase — protein sequence MSELRVRALRGATTLEVDEREHLLERTEEVMSAIFARNGLTEDDLISIVFTATADIHSAFPAEAARVAGFTHVPLMCARELEIDGGVKRCIRLLIHAYTDRPAADLRHVYLHEARQLRTDLPE from the coding sequence GTGAGCGAGCTGCGGGTCCGGGCGCTGCGTGGTGCCACGACGCTGGAGGTCGACGAGCGCGAGCACCTGCTCGAGCGCACCGAGGAGGTGATGTCGGCCATCTTCGCGCGCAACGGCCTGACCGAGGACGACCTCATCTCGATCGTCTTCACGGCGACGGCTGACATCCACTCGGCGTTCCCGGCGGAGGCGGCCCGGGTCGCTGGTTTCACGCACGTGCCGTTGATGTGCGCCCGCGAGCTGGAGATCGACGGTGGTGTGAAGCGGTGCATCCGCCTCTTGATCCACGCCTACACCGACCGGCCGGCTGCCGACCTGCGCCACGTCTACCTCCACGAGGCGAGGCAGCTGCGCACCGACCTGCCCGAATGA
- a CDS encoding prephenate dehydrogenase/arogenate dehydrogenase family protein, with translation MSRIAVIGAGLVGGSVASAARAAGAHVTLTDRDADVRVRAAAAGLADVVVDDIVTAVTDAELVVAAVPAAVAPAVLAEVARHAPRSALLTDVASLKGRLVPEVEALLAAADLGPERFVGGHPMAGSERSGPEAADATLFQGATWVLTPTERTDPAALTRTSAVLRDLGARVLALEPALHDQLVAVTSHLPQVAASALADVAAETTSRLGEAVLAVAGGGFRDTTRIAASDPDLWVGILGGNRAAVLTALDALRERLDVVRGALATGEDAEVHALLQRASTARRGLVRVDGATEPIDLVVALDDRPGALAAAITALGEAGINVADLAMRHATAGDRGALLLRIDAVAHDRALAALAAVGLAAHVEPGGTV, from the coding sequence GTGTCGCGCATCGCCGTGATCGGGGCCGGCCTCGTCGGTGGGTCGGTGGCCTCGGCTGCGCGAGCTGCCGGCGCACACGTGACCCTGACCGACCGGGACGCCGACGTCCGCGTGCGGGCGGCCGCCGCTGGCCTGGCTGACGTCGTGGTGGACGACATCGTGACGGCGGTCACGGACGCCGAGCTGGTCGTCGCTGCCGTCCCGGCCGCCGTGGCACCGGCGGTGCTCGCCGAGGTGGCCCGGCACGCGCCCCGGTCCGCGCTGCTGACCGACGTGGCGAGCCTCAAGGGCCGGCTCGTGCCCGAGGTCGAGGCGCTCCTGGCGGCTGCCGACCTCGGACCCGAGCGCTTCGTGGGTGGTCACCCGATGGCCGGCAGCGAACGCAGCGGTCCGGAGGCCGCCGACGCGACCCTGTTCCAGGGGGCCACCTGGGTACTGACGCCGACGGAGCGGACCGACCCGGCCGCCCTCACCCGCACCTCCGCGGTCCTTCGCGACCTCGGCGCCCGGGTGCTCGCCCTCGAGCCGGCCCTGCACGACCAGCTGGTGGCGGTCACCTCGCACCTGCCGCAGGTCGCTGCGTCGGCGCTGGCCGACGTCGCGGCGGAGACCACCTCGCGTCTCGGCGAGGCGGTGCTGGCGGTGGCCGGCGGGGGGTTCCGCGACACCACCCGGATCGCCGCCTCGGACCCGGACCTGTGGGTCGGGATCCTCGGCGGCAACCGTGCGGCGGTGCTGACGGCCCTGGACGCCCTCAGGGAGCGGCTGGACGTGGTGCGTGGGGCGCTGGCCACCGGGGAGGACGCCGAGGTGCACGCGCTGCTCCAGCGGGCGTCCACGGCCCGTCGAGGCCTCGTGCGGGTCGACGGGGCGACCGAACCCATCGACCTCGTGGTGGCGCTCGACGACCGGCCCGGAGCCCTCGCGGCGGCGATCACCGCCCTCGGCGAGGCGGGGATCAACGTCGCCGATCTCGCCATGCGCCACGCGACCGCGGGGGACCGGGGTGCGTTGCTGCTGCGCATCGATGCGGTCGCCCACGACCGTGCACTGGCGGCGCTGGCCGCCGTCGGGCTGGCCGCCCACGTCGAGCCCGGGGGGACCGTGTGA
- the aroA gene encoding 3-phosphoshikimate 1-carboxyvinyltransferase, which yields MTTTAPDRVRIHPGQLHGEVAVPGDKSLSHRALLLSAFADRPVRVGGLAPSGDVAATAAALTTMGAQVDLAPQADGSLAGSVRGPLGEARDVLDCGNSGTSLRLLAGVVAGIDGLTVLTGDASLRSRPVDRIAVPLRAMGARLDAAAGGHRPPLVVRGGHLTGTSYLSPVASAQIKSAILLAGLRADGPTTVTSPLPSRDHTERMLAHFGHPVQREVYRDGTEVVTVDPLGDRTLAADEVVVARDPSSAAFWLVAAACGAGTITATGVCANPLRLGVVAALRRLGVEVAVTDQGETAGEPLADLTVAPTALTGASLQGQLVVDALDELPVLALAGACSADGLEVHDAAELRVKESDRIAVLAAALRAVGLEVEERPDGYRVPGGQRPGPGTVEAHGDHRIAMTAAIAAVLGTGPVEIGGFGAVATSYPSFLDDLARLGGRAEVLA from the coding sequence GTGACCACCACCGCACCCGACCGTGTCCGCATCCACCCCGGGCAGCTGCACGGCGAGGTCGCCGTGCCCGGGGACAAGTCGCTCAGCCACCGGGCGCTGCTGCTCAGCGCCTTCGCCGACCGGCCGGTCCGGGTGGGCGGCCTCGCCCCGTCGGGCGACGTCGCTGCCACCGCGGCGGCGCTCACGACCATGGGCGCCCAGGTCGACCTCGCGCCGCAGGCCGACGGGAGCCTGGCGGGCAGCGTCCGAGGGCCGCTCGGTGAGGCTCGCGACGTGCTGGACTGCGGCAACTCGGGCACGAGCCTGCGGCTGCTGGCCGGTGTGGTCGCCGGTATCGACGGCCTCACGGTCCTGACCGGTGACGCGTCGCTGCGCAGCCGCCCGGTCGACCGGATCGCCGTCCCGCTCCGAGCCATGGGCGCCCGGCTCGACGCCGCCGCCGGCGGGCACCGCCCACCGCTCGTGGTGCGTGGCGGCCACCTCACCGGCACCAGCTACCTCAGCCCGGTGGCGTCCGCGCAGATCAAGTCCGCCATCCTGCTGGCGGGGCTGCGGGCCGACGGCCCGACGACGGTGACCTCGCCGCTGCCGTCCCGCGACCACACCGAGCGGATGCTGGCGCACTTCGGTCACCCGGTGCAGCGCGAGGTCTACCGCGACGGGACCGAGGTCGTGACCGTGGACCCGCTCGGGGACCGGACGCTCGCTGCCGACGAGGTCGTCGTGGCGCGCGACCCGTCCTCGGCCGCGTTCTGGCTGGTCGCCGCCGCCTGCGGGGCGGGGACCATCACCGCCACGGGGGTGTGCGCCAACCCGCTGCGCCTCGGGGTCGTGGCCGCACTGCGCCGGCTCGGGGTCGAGGTCGCGGTGACCGACCAGGGCGAGACGGCGGGGGAGCCGCTGGCCGACCTCACGGTCGCCCCGACGGCACTGACCGGCGCGAGCCTGCAGGGACAGCTCGTGGTCGACGCCCTCGACGAGTTGCCCGTGCTCGCCCTGGCAGGGGCGTGCAGCGCCGACGGCCTCGAGGTCCACGACGCCGCCGAGCTGCGGGTCAAGGAGTCCGACCGCATCGCCGTGCTGGCGGCTGCGCTCCGCGCCGTGGGGCTCGAGGTCGAGGAGCGGCCCGACGGGTACCGTGTGCCGGGTGGCCAACGCCCCGGTCCCGGCACCGTCGAGGCGCACGGCGACCACCGCATCGCGATGACGGCGGCCATCGCCGCCGTCCTCGGCACCGGCCCGGTCGAGATCGGCGGGTTCGGCGCCGTCGCGACCTCCTACCCCAGCTTCCTCGACGACCTCGCACGCCTCGGTGGACGTGCGGAGGTCCTCGCCTGA